In a single window of the Micromonospora sp. WMMD1155 genome:
- a CDS encoding isoprenyl transferase, producing MIRSKKANRREPTPPTPHPSGARPPALPTEAVPKHVAVVMDGNGRWAKERGLPRTKGHEAGEHSLFDTIEGAIEMGIPYLSAYAFSTENWRRSPDEVRFLMGFNRDVIRRRRDQLVDLGVRVVWSGRPGRLWKSVISELQTAEEMSQGNSTLTLQFCVNYGGQAEIGDAAAAIARDVAAGRLDPAKVTEKTVAKYLYHPEIPEVDLFLRPSGEERISNFLLWQTAYAELVFLDTLWPDFDRRHLWYACELFAQRDRRFGGALPNPVAPVLS from the coding sequence GTGATCCGATCCAAGAAGGCCAACCGGCGCGAGCCGACCCCGCCGACACCACACCCGTCCGGCGCCCGGCCGCCGGCACTGCCCACCGAGGCGGTGCCGAAGCACGTGGCGGTGGTGATGGACGGCAACGGTCGGTGGGCCAAGGAGCGCGGGCTGCCCCGCACCAAGGGGCACGAGGCGGGGGAGCACAGCCTCTTCGACACCATCGAGGGTGCCATCGAGATGGGCATCCCGTACCTGTCGGCGTACGCCTTCTCCACCGAGAACTGGCGGCGCTCGCCGGACGAGGTCCGGTTCCTGATGGGGTTCAACCGGGATGTCATCCGCCGCCGTCGCGACCAGTTGGTCGACCTCGGCGTCCGGGTGGTCTGGTCGGGTCGCCCCGGGCGGTTGTGGAAGAGCGTCATCTCCGAGTTGCAGACCGCCGAGGAGATGTCCCAGGGCAACTCGACGCTGACCCTGCAGTTCTGCGTCAACTACGGCGGGCAGGCCGAGATCGGTGACGCCGCCGCCGCGATCGCCCGGGACGTGGCGGCCGGTCGACTGGACCCGGCGAAGGTCACCGAGAAGACCGTCGCGAAGTACCTCTACCACCCGGAGATCCCCGAGGTGGACCTGTTCCTGCGCCCCTCGGGGGAGGAACGGATCTCCAACTTCCTGCTCTGGCAGACCGCGTACGCCGAGTTGGTCTTCCTGGACACCCTCTGGCCCGACTTCGACCGCCGCCACCTCTGGTACGCGTGCGAGCTGTTCGCGCAGCGGGACCGGCGCTTCGGCGGGGCGCTGCCCAACCCGGTCGCCCCGGTTCTGAGCTGA